In Trifolium pratense cultivar HEN17-A07 linkage group LG7, ARS_RC_1.1, whole genome shotgun sequence, a genomic segment contains:
- the LOC123898322 gene encoding malonyl-coenzyme A:anthocyanin 3-O-glucoside-6''-O-malonyltransferase-like — translation MAELIGTKHKLIEQTMIFPSSTTKICLPLTFLDLPLAGPIYVRRQFFYRFPQSTNHFCQTTFPSLKQSLSLTLQHFFPLAGNLISPPPPNKPFILCTEKDSVPFTIVESSEDFNHLSANYKLKNMKDFNHLVPKLTHKTIHDDNDNDNEDNNTFVFPLLSLQASVFPNNGLCIAITYCHVMDDNCCSHFMKTWSLIHGKFEGVDLKSTPCFDRDILRDPKGLLENVFLRDYFEERKTWKNKLIGQTQTQTIKEHHEVVEDYFKATIVFGKEEIERMKKWVLSQWNKNDHEIIKPQFLSKFVVTCGFVWANLVKTRYRNDNNDEKEEFFRFAGDCRDRLGYKIPEGYFGNCLTLCHATVKRKDMKGEDGFVKAVKVIERAISEMKNEPFKNVEEWRDTFKNMFEFGSVLLVTGSPKFNVYETDFGFGKPVKVEMMHSFKCMSIAESGDRDGGIEVGLVFKSGEFEYFCSVIEQGLEAFKS, via the coding sequence ATGGCAGAGCTTATAGGAACAAAACATAAGCTTATTGAACAAACTATGATTTTtccatcatcaacaacaaaaatttgtCTTCCTCTTACATTTCTTGACTTACCTTTAGCAGGTCCAATCTATGTTCGACGCCAATTCTTCTATCGATTTCCTCAGTCGACAAACCATTTTTGCCAAACAACTTTTCCATCTCTCAAACAATCACTATCTCTCACTCTTCAACATTTCTTCCCTCTTGCTGGAAATCTCATCTCTCCGCCGCCACCAAATAAACCCTTCATTCTCTGCACTGAAAAAGACTCTGTCCCTTTTACCATCGTCGAATCTTCCGAAGATTTCAACCATCTTTCAGCCAATTACAAACTCAAAAATATGAAAGACTTTAACCACCTTGTTCCAAAATTAACACATAAAACAATCCACGATGACAATGACAATGACAACGAAGATAACAACACCTTTGTCTTTCCTTTGTTGTCTTTGCAAGCTTCTGTTTTTCCTAACAATGGTCTTTGCATTGCAATCACATATTGTCATGTTATGGATGATAATTGTTGTAGTCATTTCATGAAGACTTGGTCTTTAATCCATGGAAAATTTGAAGGTGTTGACTTAAAGTCAACGCCTTGTTTTGATAGAGATATTTTGAGGGACCCAAAAGGGTTACTTGAGAATGTTTTCTTAAGAGACTattttgaagaaagaaaaacatgGAAGAATAAACTCATTggtcaaactcaaactcaaactaTTAAAGAACATCATGAAGTGGTTGAAGATTATTTTAAAGCAACTATTGTTTTTGGAAAAGAAGAAATTGAGAGAATGAAAAAATGGGTACTTAGTCAATGGAATAAAAATGATCATGAAATTATAAAGCCACAATTTTTATCTAAATTTGTTGTAACTTGTGGTTTTGTTTGGGCTAATTTGGTTAAAACAAGATATAGAAATGATAATAATGATGAAAAAGAAGAGTTTTTTCGTTTTGCAGGTGATTGTAGAGATAGACTTGGGTACAAAATACCAGAAGGGTATTTTGGGAATTGTTTAACACTATGTCATGCAACAGTGAAGAGAAAAGATATGAAAGGTGAAGATGGTTTTGTGAAAGCTGTTAAGGTAATTGAAAGGGCAATAAGTGAAATGAAAAATGAACCTTTTAAAAATGTTGAAGAATGGAGAGATACATTTAAGAATATGTTTGAATTTGGAAGTGTTTTGTTGGTGACAGGTTCACCTAAGTTTAATGTTTATGAGACTGATTTTGGATTTGGAAAACCTGTTAAAGTTGAAATGATGCATTCTTTTAAGTGTATGTCTATTGCTGAAAGTGGAGATAGAGATGGTGGAATTGAGGTTGGGTTGGTATTCAAAAGTGGAGAATTTGAATATTTCTGTTCTGTTATTGAACAAGGACTTGAAGCTTTTAAATCCTAA